The following coding sequences are from one Mesorhizobium onobrychidis window:
- a CDS encoding AraC family ligand binding domain-containing protein: MQERKEFSRYARFRDLGLLKARFRQHSFELHTHPTYVIALITEGCERVGDCAGPLEYRL, from the coding sequence GTGCAGGAGAGGAAGGAGTTCTCGCGCTACGCACGCTTCCGCGACCTTGGCTTGCTCAAGGCGCGCTTCAGGCAGCATAGCTTTGAGCTTCACACCCATCCGACCTACGTCATCGCGCTGATCACCGAGGGCTGCGAACGGGTTGGGGACTGTGCGGGACCACTGGAGTACCGACTATGA
- a CDS encoding adenylate/guanylate cyclase domain-containing protein: MSTEHVERRLTAILAADISGYSRLMGNDEEGTLAQLKAHRRALVDRKINEHRGRIVKTTGDGMLVEFASVVEAVRCAVEIQRGMAERNVAVPAGQRIEFRVGINVGDIIIEDDDIFGDGVNVAARLEGLAEPGGICVSGRVQEDVQGKLDIAFEDIGEQKLKNIARPVRAFRVRLDATAAPAPAGWRRGLFAALALMILLIVGALWAGLGSEWKFLSILRSGDQFTKSAEVSTKPAIAILPFLNQSDDSARQYFADGLTQDIINALGRFSALTVMSWNAVFPYKGKPASPEEIGRGLAVSYLVEGSVRQTGDRVRVIAQLVDTRQGRVIWSARFEEALADVFALQDNIVTRIVRVLAIRVTQIEQNRVFAKPTENLAAYDYVLRARPALQSPTHANNVEARALLRRAIELDPNYAAAYAALAETYHIASSMGWAESPTAFLSRAEELAIKALSLDDSDVRARITLGHIHLFRQRYNQAEVEIERAIAINPNDAHGLAGRGTILLWLGQTDAAIEALEQAQRIDPDLNAIDRFALSLAYYLKRRYDAAIEQAELSLRTTAGANFSRILLAAAYAQDDRADDAARVVTMIRRIDPTFDPQEFGTKLLSSGDLEHLRDGFRKARLYPVTGDLPPAERMNR; this comes from the coding sequence TTGTCAACCGAGCATGTAGAGCGGCGACTTACGGCCATTCTAGCGGCCGACATCTCCGGCTACAGCCGGCTGATGGGCAACGACGAGGAAGGTACGCTCGCCCAGCTGAAGGCGCATCGGCGTGCTCTGGTCGACCGAAAGATCAACGAACACCGCGGGCGGATTGTCAAGACCACCGGCGATGGGATGCTGGTCGAGTTCGCGAGTGTGGTCGAGGCCGTGCGCTGCGCCGTCGAGATCCAGCGCGGCATGGCGGAACGCAATGTCGCGGTGCCGGCAGGACAACGTATCGAGTTCCGCGTCGGCATCAATGTCGGCGACATCATCATCGAGGATGACGACATTTTCGGGGATGGCGTCAACGTGGCGGCTCGCTTGGAGGGGCTCGCGGAGCCTGGCGGCATCTGCGTCTCGGGCCGCGTGCAGGAAGACGTGCAAGGCAAGCTCGACATTGCCTTTGAGGATATCGGCGAACAGAAGCTCAAGAACATCGCTCGGCCGGTGCGCGCCTTTCGCGTGCGGCTCGACGCCACGGCCGCTCCGGCGCCCGCCGGCTGGCGCCGGGGATTGTTCGCCGCTCTGGCTCTGATGATTTTGCTTATTGTAGGCGCGCTGTGGGCCGGTCTTGGCTCTGAGTGGAAATTTCTCAGCATTCTGCGCTCTGGCGATCAATTCACAAAAAGTGCTGAAGTCAGCACGAAACCCGCGATCGCCATTCTCCCGTTCCTGAACCAGAGCGACGATTCGGCTCGTCAGTATTTCGCGGATGGATTGACGCAGGATATCATCAACGCACTGGGTCGGTTCTCCGCGCTGACCGTGATGTCGTGGAACGCTGTCTTCCCCTACAAGGGAAAGCCCGCAAGCCCGGAGGAGATCGGCCGCGGTCTCGCCGTCAGCTATCTGGTCGAAGGCAGCGTCCGCCAGACCGGCGACCGCGTGCGGGTCATCGCGCAACTCGTCGACACAAGGCAGGGACGGGTGATTTGGTCTGCACGCTTCGAGGAGGCGCTGGCGGACGTGTTCGCGCTGCAGGACAACATTGTCACTCGCATCGTCAGAGTCCTGGCGATTCGCGTGACCCAGATCGAACAAAATCGGGTGTTCGCGAAGCCAACCGAAAATCTCGCAGCCTATGATTACGTGCTGCGCGCCAGGCCGGCATTGCAGAGCCCGACGCATGCAAACAATGTGGAGGCGCGCGCCCTGCTCAGACGCGCCATCGAGCTTGACCCGAACTACGCTGCTGCATATGCGGCACTTGCCGAAACCTATCACATTGCCAGCTCGATGGGCTGGGCGGAATCGCCAACCGCCTTCCTGAGCCGTGCCGAGGAACTGGCAATCAAGGCGCTGAGCCTTGATGATTCCGACGTGCGCGCGCGCATCACCCTCGGCCACATCCACCTCTTTCGTCAGAGATACAACCAGGCAGAGGTTGAGATCGAGCGCGCCATTGCGATCAATCCGAACGATGCTCACGGCCTCGCCGGGCGCGGCACCATCCTGTTGTGGCTGGGACAGACGGATGCGGCGATCGAGGCCTTGGAGCAGGCGCAGCGTATCGACCCCGATCTCAATGCGATCGATCGCTTTGCGCTGAGCCTGGCCTACTATCTGAAACGGCGTTACGACGCGGCGATCGAACAGGCGGAACTTAGTCTTCGAACAACCGCAGGCGCGAACTTCAGCCGTATCCTGCTGGCGGCCGCCTATGCACAAGACGATCGAGCGGATGACGCCGCGCGTGTCGTGACGATGATACGCCGCATCGACCCAACCTTCGACCCGCAGGAGTTCGGAACCAAGCTTCTAAGCTCTGGCGATCTCGAACATCTGCGCGACGGATTCCGCAAGGCCCGCCTCTACCCCGTCACAGGCGACCTGCCACCGGCCGAGAGAATGAACCGCTAA
- a CDS encoding branched-chain amino acid ABC transporter substrate-binding protein: protein MKALTMARLLIRLFGVVALMTLNSVAARAEIAIAVAGPMTGQNIFRGEQIQQGAQLAVADLNAKGGVLGQRVQLLVGDDACDPEQAVAVARKLATDGVVFVAGHVCSHSSIPASKVYEEEGILMISPASTNPKLTDEGGANVFRVCGRDDQQGLVAGNYLADVWADKSIAILHDNSVYGKGLADETRKQLHKRGVKEAMYASYMPGKSDYAELVSGMRAVAIDVMYFGGYGADAGLILREANNQDFEVQLVGGDSLTTEEFWMVAGPAGEGTLMTFGADPRMNPEAAEVVDQFRAQNFEPGGYTLHTYAAVQAWTQAAEIAGSLDLMAVIKALRTHRFHTVLGEISFDQNGDVTAPGYVWYRWTKGEYVPAK from the coding sequence ATGAAGGCATTGACCATGGCCAGATTGCTAATCCGGTTATTTGGAGTTGTTGCCCTAATGACACTCAACTCAGTGGCCGCTCGGGCGGAGATCGCGATAGCGGTCGCCGGCCCGATGACTGGGCAAAACATCTTTAGGGGCGAGCAGATACAGCAGGGCGCCCAATTGGCCGTGGCGGATCTCAACGCCAAGGGTGGCGTACTCGGCCAGCGTGTCCAACTGCTGGTCGGTGATGACGCCTGCGATCCCGAGCAGGCTGTGGCAGTGGCGCGAAAGCTTGCGACTGACGGTGTTGTCTTCGTCGCGGGGCACGTTTGCTCTCATTCCTCAATCCCGGCGTCGAAAGTATACGAGGAAGAGGGCATTCTCATGATCTCGCCGGCCTCGACCAATCCGAAACTGACGGACGAGGGTGGTGCCAATGTTTTTCGCGTGTGCGGCCGCGATGATCAGCAAGGACTTGTGGCCGGCAATTACCTGGCGGATGTGTGGGCAGACAAGAGCATCGCCATCCTGCACGACAACTCAGTCTACGGTAAGGGCCTTGCTGACGAAACCCGGAAGCAATTGCACAAGCGCGGTGTCAAAGAGGCCATGTACGCAAGCTATATGCCGGGCAAAAGCGACTACGCGGAGCTGGTGTCCGGCATGCGAGCGGTGGCCATCGACGTCATGTATTTCGGCGGTTATGGCGCCGATGCGGGACTAATACTGCGTGAGGCCAACAATCAAGATTTCGAGGTTCAGCTTGTTGGAGGGGATAGTTTGACCACCGAAGAGTTCTGGATGGTTGCGGGTCCAGCGGGCGAAGGCACGCTGATGACATTTGGCGCTGATCCCCGAATGAATCCAGAAGCAGCTGAGGTCGTCGATCAGTTTCGTGCGCAGAATTTCGAACCCGGGGGATACACGCTTCACACATATGCGGCGGTACAAGCTTGGACGCAAGCTGCCGAAATAGCCGGTTCACTCGACCTCATGGCAGTAATCAAGGCTTTGCGAACCCATCGATTCCACACAGTTTTGGGGGAGATCAGCTTTGATCAAAATGGTGACGTAACGGCTCCCGGCTACGTCTGGTATCGCTGGACGAAGGGGGAGTACGTGCCAGCAAAGTAA
- a CDS encoding adenylate/guanylate cyclase domain-containing protein, with product MQQLGVRGRLFLAFLGISAFAVFAAAAAMYAFLQVGEVLDQITQKRVPAALASQQLSRQAERVVSMAPAYLSVATSIEHEQLSSRIAVEVERLKDLLSDVKLGGVSAKYLNLIEPSVEHLVINLDSLGTEISRQLEAHDRKAELLRQLSNTHIATLRLLAPGLRVMEADLSRLRKSIDDGDITSDQKSRTIAKVAQSIATLQPLQKAQFEESTIYDTLLRASVSQLADLPILSFPLERSVSSLERVAADMDQMLRSRISDRTKEFRSLIDGPNSILRAREHELEIMNNARLRLDGNVDLSRQLTDVVDRLVAATNEDINMANRSAISVQQWSTGVLLAVVGLSLISSILIVWLYVGRHLIARLTALSDSMLAIADGNLEATIPGGGDDEISGMAKALVVFRDTAVEVRESNLREINEARRRLIDAIESIFEGFSLYDAEDRLVVCNSRYRKLLYPWIEDVVTPGTSFESIIRAAAERGLIRDAEGRIEAWVAERLALHRNPGQPHLQRRSEDQWILISERKTEDGGTVAVYADITELKHREQELSEKSEALEQKSKTLEQLSSQLAKYLSPQLYDSIFSGKQEVKVASSRKKLTVFFSDIAGFTETADRMESEELTQLINHYLTEMSRIGVNYGATIDKYIGDAMLIFFGDPESKGVKEDALACVNMAIAMQKKLHDLTDLWRDSGIEKPLRVRMGIHTGYCTVGNFGSADRMDYTIIGGAVNTASRLQSLATPGEILISYETFAHVKDQVRSEEHGEIEVKGISYPVATYRVVDTFENLGRERRHFREEHSNVRIDIDLEAMTKDDREPAADILRRALRLLTESDKLE from the coding sequence TTGCAACAGCTTGGGGTTCGTGGTCGTTTATTCTTGGCCTTCTTGGGCATCAGCGCCTTTGCCGTATTCGCCGCGGCTGCCGCCATGTATGCATTTCTCCAGGTCGGTGAAGTCCTCGACCAAATCACTCAGAAACGCGTCCCGGCCGCCTTAGCGTCTCAGCAATTGTCTCGTCAGGCCGAGCGTGTCGTCTCGATGGCCCCGGCCTATCTTTCTGTCGCAACATCTATAGAACATGAGCAATTGTCGAGTAGGATCGCTGTAGAGGTTGAGCGACTCAAGGATCTACTGTCCGACGTCAAGCTCGGCGGCGTTAGTGCTAAATATCTCAATCTAATAGAGCCATCTGTAGAGCACCTAGTTATTAATCTAGATTCTTTAGGCACCGAGATTTCTCGGCAACTTGAGGCCCACGACCGCAAAGCTGAGCTGCTTCGCCAGCTGTCCAATACGCATATTGCTACCCTGCGTTTACTCGCACCCGGCCTCCGGGTGATGGAGGCAGACCTGTCGCGCTTGCGTAAGTCGATTGACGATGGCGACATCACGTCTGACCAAAAATCGCGGACGATCGCTAAGGTGGCCCAATCAATTGCCACTTTACAGCCACTGCAGAAGGCGCAGTTCGAGGAATCAACTATCTACGACACATTGCTTCGTGCCTCGGTTTCTCAATTGGCGGATCTACCGATTCTGAGCTTTCCGCTGGAGCGTTCGGTAAGTTCGTTGGAGCGCGTCGCTGCCGACATGGATCAAATGCTGCGATCACGCATATCGGATCGAACTAAGGAATTTCGAAGCTTGATAGACGGTCCGAATAGTATCCTTCGTGCCCGCGAGCACGAGCTCGAAATAATGAACAACGCGAGACTGCGGCTGGATGGAAACGTCGACCTTTCTCGCCAATTGACTGACGTGGTGGATCGATTGGTCGCAGCGACAAATGAAGACATAAACATGGCGAACCGAAGCGCAATTTCCGTGCAGCAATGGAGCACTGGGGTTTTGCTCGCAGTGGTCGGGTTGAGCCTAATAAGTTCAATTCTCATCGTCTGGCTCTACGTCGGACGCCATCTGATTGCCCGACTGACCGCGCTCAGCGACAGCATGCTGGCGATCGCCGATGGTAATCTGGAAGCGACTATTCCGGGCGGCGGCGATGACGAGATCAGCGGCATGGCTAAGGCACTCGTTGTGTTCAGGGACACTGCGGTCGAGGTCAGAGAGAGCAACTTAAGGGAAATCAATGAGGCACGCCGACGCTTGATTGACGCCATCGAGAGCATTTTCGAAGGTTTTTCGCTCTACGACGCCGAAGACCGGCTGGTGGTCTGCAACAGCAGGTACAGGAAGCTTTTATATCCGTGGATAGAGGATGTCGTGACGCCGGGAACATCCTTCGAATCGATCATTCGCGCAGCTGCTGAGCGCGGGCTTATCCGTGATGCTGAGGGGCGCATCGAAGCCTGGGTTGCCGAACGTCTAGCGCTTCATCGCAACCCTGGTCAGCCTCACCTTCAGCGAAGAAGCGAAGATCAATGGATTCTGATCAGCGAGCGAAAGACTGAAGATGGGGGCACCGTCGCGGTATACGCGGACATCACTGAGCTCAAGCACCGAGAGCAGGAACTTTCCGAAAAGTCTGAAGCGTTGGAGCAAAAATCTAAGACCTTAGAGCAGCTGTCCAGCCAGCTAGCGAAATATCTTTCCCCTCAGCTCTATGATTCGATTTTCAGCGGCAAGCAAGAGGTCAAGGTTGCCAGCAGCCGCAAGAAGTTGACGGTCTTCTTTTCGGACATCGCCGGCTTTACGGAAACCGCGGACCGAATGGAATCCGAAGAGCTCACTCAGCTGATCAACCACTATCTCACGGAGATGTCCCGAATCGGTGTGAATTATGGCGCGACCATCGACAAATACATTGGCGATGCCATGCTGATTTTCTTCGGTGATCCCGAATCCAAAGGTGTCAAAGAAGATGCTCTCGCGTGTGTGAACATGGCTATCGCCATGCAGAAGAAATTGCATGATCTGACCGACCTGTGGCGAGACTCGGGCATTGAGAAGCCGTTGCGGGTCAGGATGGGCATTCATACCGGCTATTGTACCGTGGGAAACTTCGGTAGCGCGGACCGGATGGACTACACCATTATCGGGGGGGCCGTGAACACCGCGTCTCGCCTGCAATCACTGGCCACGCCAGGGGAAATCCTTATCTCGTACGAGACTTTCGCGCACGTTAAGGATCAGGTCCGCAGTGAGGAACATGGCGAGATAGAGGTGAAGGGCATCTCGTATCCAGTCGCCACCTATCGGGTTGTCGACACTTTCGAGAACCTCGGGAGAGAACGGCGACATTTCCGGGAAGAGCATTCCAACGTGAGGATCGATATTGATCTTGAAGCGATGACGAAAGACGACCGAGAACCCGCAGCAGATATTCTGCGGCGGGCATTGAGACTGCTTACTGAAAGTGACAAACTCGAGTAA
- a CDS encoding polysaccharide deacetylase family protein encodes MIDGGEAIRKLALNVVRYTGLAPLAKPFVGGIGAILMLHRVTARPEKPDSVNRHLNIAPEFLDAVIADMTVNGYTFVTLDEAIERIKAGGKDGQFAAITADDAYRDNMTEALPVLEKHGAPVTIYVAPGLINGAADLWWEVVEDIVSARDRLILTTPDGAVTIDCSTAGKKLQAFARLHDYLTLEVREEDQRAVLRELARSNGIERDARQSTLMNWDEIRAMAGHPLVTIGAHTVNHRNLKRLPDADARHEVDDVRRILQAELGEAPRHFAYPYGYASAVGDREVGFARDAGYASAVTTRHGVLRAEHAGFLQALPRISVNGRYQSVAHIRTMLSGVTTPLANAGKMLVTI; translated from the coding sequence ATGATCGACGGGGGCGAGGCGATCCGGAAACTGGCGCTCAACGTCGTCCGCTATACCGGTCTTGCCCCGCTGGCCAAGCCGTTTGTCGGCGGCATCGGCGCCATCCTTATGCTGCACCGGGTCACCGCGAGGCCGGAAAAACCTGATAGCGTCAACCGGCATCTCAACATCGCGCCTGAGTTCCTCGACGCCGTGATCGCCGATATGACGGTGAACGGCTATACATTCGTCACGCTGGACGAGGCGATCGAGCGCATCAAGGCCGGCGGCAAGGATGGCCAGTTCGCGGCGATCACCGCCGACGACGCCTACCGCGACAACATGACCGAGGCGCTGCCGGTGCTGGAAAAGCACGGCGCGCCGGTCACCATCTATGTCGCGCCGGGGCTGATAAACGGCGCCGCCGATCTATGGTGGGAGGTGGTCGAGGACATCGTCAGCGCGCGCGACCGGTTGATTCTGACAACACCGGACGGTGCGGTGACGATCGATTGCTCGACCGCGGGCAAGAAACTCCAGGCCTTTGCGCGCCTGCACGACTATTTGACGCTGGAGGTCCGCGAGGAGGACCAGCGCGCGGTGCTGCGCGAATTGGCGCGGTCGAACGGTATCGAGCGGGACGCGCGCCAGAGCACTTTGATGAACTGGGACGAGATCCGCGCCATGGCAGGGCATCCGCTGGTGACGATCGGCGCGCATACGGTCAATCATCGCAATCTGAAGCGGCTTCCCGACGCCGATGCGCGGCACGAGGTCGACGACGTCAGGCGCATATTGCAGGCCGAACTCGGCGAGGCGCCGCGCCATTTCGCCTATCCCTATGGCTATGCCAGCGCCGTTGGCGACCGCGAAGTCGGCTTTGCCCGCGACGCCGGCTATGCCTCGGCGGTGACGACGCGCCACGGCGTGCTGCGCGCCGAACATGCCGGCTTCCTGCAAGCGCTGCCGCGCATTTCGGTCAACGGTCGCTATCAGAGCGTTGCCCATATCCGCACGATGCTGTCGGGTGTGACGACGCCGCTGGCCAATGCCGGCAAGATGCTTGTCACCATCTAG
- a CDS encoding YHS domain-containing (seleno)protein, producing MPSFATEAVPLAIKGYDPVAYFTIGSPTRGLPEIEYEWDEHRYLFANAEHRELFKADPVRYAPEFGNFCAMALALGELDEANPENWLISDGKLYIFGKPAPMGPALFQQDLAANIAKANQNRALLQGH from the coding sequence ATGCCCTCTTTTGCCACGGAAGCGGTTCCGCTGGCGATCAAGGGTTATGACCCGGTCGCCTATTTCACCATCGGAAGCCCCACGCGCGGGCTGCCGGAGATCGAGTACGAATGGGATGAGCACCGCTACCTCTTCGCGAACGCCGAGCATCGCGAGCTTTTCAAGGCCGATCCTGTTCGCTACGCGCCAGAGTTTGGAAATTTTTGTGCAATGGCGCTGGCCCTGGGCGAGCTCGACGAGGCCAACCCGGAGAACTGGCTGATCAGCGACGGAAAGCTTTATATTTTCGGCAAACCGGCCCCGATGGGACCCGCGCTCTTCCAGCAGGACCTTGCTGCGAACATCGCGAAGGCCAACCAGAACCGCGCGCTACTTCAAGGACATTAG
- a CDS encoding GumC family protein → MSVQSAAADVDVDLRQLFASLARNWLRILVVALVVTGLAFALTWLATPHYRAETRLLIETRESVYTRPDGTNDNDKPILDEEGVTSQVEVISSTDILKQVAQKLNLSRLPEFDETADMPVSSRLLVIAGLKSDPNEIPPEERVLTKMREKLNVYRVEKSRVIVIEFSSENPRLAAEIPNAIADAYISVQGNANIESNSAATDWLAPEIADLSKRVKDAEAKVASYRAQSDLLMGGNNSVLATQQLSELSSELSRVRANRASAEATADSVRRALQNGGSLDAVPEVLSSELIQRLRERQVELKTNIADLSTSLLDNHPRIRALRSQLADLDRQIRNEAEKIMKGLMTQAQTAQARENQLVGDVNTLKAASARAGDQQVELDALQREATAQRQLLESYLTRYREASSRKDSNYLPVDARVFSRAVAPSEPYFPKILPITGAAFVGSLLLMAIVTLLQELFSGRAMRPAAGARFERIEQVAMPVAREPSNREPAVIEDVEDRAAEVPAEPEAAAAAPATAPATGEDVEPARPTLGEVEIDRAVEKLITSGAARAIFVSPEGDEAAASAVLVAREVSDAGLRVLLLDLTASGAASRPMLDSGLFPGITNLLASEAQFSDVIHPDLYSDCHVIPVGTADPVRAMRAADRLPIIMQSLTTAYDLVVVECGPADAQGISRLVGEDTEVFLSLLEPDDEVAQAAVELIESGYPDLTLVTPVGHETPGTPIPGRRSAA, encoded by the coding sequence ATGTCCGTTCAATCCGCGGCCGCAGATGTCGACGTCGATCTCAGGCAGCTCTTCGCAAGCCTTGCGAGGAATTGGCTGCGCATTCTTGTCGTCGCGCTTGTAGTAACCGGCCTGGCGTTCGCGCTCACCTGGCTCGCCACGCCGCATTACAGGGCCGAAACACGGCTTTTGATCGAAACGCGCGAATCGGTTTACACGCGCCCCGACGGCACCAACGACAACGACAAGCCGATTCTCGACGAGGAAGGCGTGACCAGTCAGGTCGAGGTCATTTCCTCGACCGACATCCTCAAGCAGGTTGCGCAGAAGCTCAATTTGTCGCGGCTTCCCGAATTCGACGAGACGGCGGACATGCCGGTGTCGAGTCGTCTGCTCGTCATCGCCGGCCTGAAAAGCGACCCCAACGAGATTCCGCCGGAAGAACGCGTGCTGACGAAGATGCGCGAGAAGCTCAACGTCTATCGCGTTGAAAAATCTCGCGTTATCGTCATCGAATTCTCCTCGGAAAATCCCAGGCTCGCTGCCGAAATTCCGAACGCGATCGCCGACGCCTACATCTCCGTCCAGGGCAATGCCAACATCGAATCGAATTCGGCTGCAACCGACTGGCTGGCGCCTGAGATCGCCGACCTGTCGAAGCGAGTGAAGGATGCCGAGGCCAAGGTAGCAAGCTACCGCGCCCAGTCCGATCTTTTGATGGGCGGCAACAATTCGGTGCTCGCCACGCAACAGCTTTCCGAACTGTCCAGCGAACTGTCGCGGGTGCGGGCCAATCGCGCCTCGGCGGAAGCGACTGCCGACAGTGTGCGCAGGGCGCTGCAGAATGGCGGCTCGCTGGATGCGGTACCGGAGGTGCTGTCTTCCGAACTCATCCAGCGGCTGCGCGAGCGGCAGGTCGAGCTCAAGACCAACATCGCCGACCTTTCCACCTCCTTGCTCGACAATCATCCGCGTATCCGGGCGCTGAGATCGCAGCTTGCCGATCTCGACCGCCAGATCCGCAACGAGGCGGAAAAGATCATGAAAGGGCTGATGACGCAGGCGCAGACCGCCCAGGCCCGCGAAAACCAGCTTGTCGGCGACGTCAACACGCTGAAGGCCGCATCGGCGCGCGCCGGCGACCAGCAGGTCGAACTGGATGCGCTGCAGCGCGAAGCGACCGCCCAGCGGCAGCTGCTCGAATCCTACCTGACCCGTTACCGTGAGGCGTCCTCGCGCAAGGACAGCAACTATCTGCCGGTCGACGCCCGCGTCTTTTCCCGCGCGGTGGCGCCGTCCGAGCCCTATTTCCCAAAAATCCTGCCGATCACCGGTGCGGCCTTCGTCGGCTCGTTGCTGCTCATGGCGATCGTGACGCTTCTGCAAGAGCTGTTTTCGGGTCGCGCCATGCGGCCGGCCGCCGGCGCCCGCTTCGAGCGAATCGAACAGGTCGCTATGCCGGTTGCCCGCGAACCGTCCAACCGCGAACCGGCCGTTATCGAGGACGTCGAGGATCGGGCGGCGGAAGTCCCGGCAGAGCCGGAAGCGGCTGCCGCGGCGCCGGCAACGGCCCCAGCAACTGGCGAGGACGTCGAGCCGGCGCGCCCCACCCTTGGCGAGGTCGAAATCGACAGGGCGGTGGAAAAACTGATCACAAGCGGTGCGGCACGCGCCATATTCGTGTCGCCGGAAGGCGACGAGGCGGCCGCCTCGGCGGTGCTGGTGGCGCGTGAGGTTTCCGACGCCGGTCTGCGTGTGCTCCTGCTCGATCTCACCGCTTCGGGCGCCGCCTCGCGGCCAATGCTGGACAGCGGGCTTTTCCCGGGCATCACCAATCTGCTCGCCTCCGAAGCGCAGTTCAGCGACGTGATCCACCCCGATCTCTATTCGGACTGCCACGTCATTCCCGTCGGCACCGCCGATCCGGTCCGCGCCATGCGCGCCGCCGACCGCCTGCCGATCATCATGCAGTCGCTGACCACCGCCTACGATCTGGTCGTGGTCGAATGCGGACCCGCAGACGCGCAAGGCATCAGCCGCCTTGTCGGCGAGGACACCGAGGTCTTCCTGTCGCTGCTGGAGCCGGACGACGAGGTGGCTCAGGCCGCAGTCGAGCTGATCGAGAGCGGCTATCCCGACCTGACGCTGGTGACGCCGGTCGGCCACGAGACGCCAGGGACGCCGATACCCGGACGGCGCTCCGCCGCCTGA
- a CDS encoding GNAT family N-acetyltransferase, whose protein sequence is MVDATASFDGSRLEAMEAAPRALPADHAGLSVSVADGAALAAYAEFCGSALFAPAQSPAWILNWARYAEADTVLATLNAEGRPAFSLALEVTSRGPFRVARFMGGRHANGNFAAADPSWLTKADGAAIRSMLAAIARARPDIDLVALERLLPDLDGIANPLLSLPHFPSPNLSLAVDLAGGFDALLSRASGKRRRKRHRSQARKFEAVGSHRRIEAQTAGEVNRLLDAFFEMKEFRFRKMGVANVFGEPKVRAFFRALFVEALSDDKPSFVLHGLEVAGKLRAVTGSSRSGKRLICEFGAIANDDVAHASPGDFLFFDNIEEACERGFDVYDFSVGDEPYKRLWCDIETQHFEVLIPLMLKGRALVFVLRQGARLKAFVKNSPTIWKLTKMLRRKTAGQAAPAAGEDDS, encoded by the coding sequence ATGGTTGACGCCACCGCGTCATTTGACGGCAGTCGGCTCGAAGCAATGGAGGCGGCGCCGCGCGCGTTGCCTGCGGATCATGCCGGCCTGTCGGTCTCGGTCGCCGACGGTGCGGCACTTGCGGCCTATGCCGAGTTCTGCGGTTCGGCGCTGTTCGCGCCGGCGCAGAGCCCGGCCTGGATTCTGAACTGGGCCAGATATGCCGAAGCGGACACCGTTTTGGCGACGCTGAACGCTGAAGGCAGGCCGGCTTTTTCGTTGGCGCTGGAAGTCACCAGCCGCGGTCCGTTCCGCGTCGCCCGTTTCATGGGCGGCCGCCATGCCAACGGCAATTTCGCCGCCGCCGACCCGTCTTGGCTGACCAAGGCGGATGGCGCGGCAATCCGCTCGATGCTGGCGGCGATCGCCAGGGCGCGGCCGGACATCGACCTCGTCGCACTGGAACGGCTGCTGCCCGATCTCGACGGCATTGCCAATCCGCTTCTATCCCTCCCGCATTTTCCCAGCCCCAACCTGTCGCTGGCCGTCGACTTGGCGGGAGGTTTTGATGCACTGCTCTCCCGCGCGAGCGGCAAGCGCAGGCGCAAGAGGCACCGCTCGCAGGCGCGCAAATTCGAGGCCGTCGGCAGCCACCGCCGCATCGAGGCGCAGACTGCGGGCGAGGTGAACAGACTGCTCGATGCGTTTTTCGAGATGAAGGAGTTCCGCTTCCGCAAGATGGGCGTCGCCAACGTCTTCGGCGAGCCGAAGGTTCGTGCTTTCTTCCGCGCGTTGTTCGTCGAAGCGCTTTCCGACGACAAGCCGTCCTTCGTACTGCACGGGCTCGAAGTCGCGGGCAAGCTTCGCGCCGTCACCGGATCGAGCCGCTCGGGAAAACGCCTGATCTGCGAGTTCGGAGCGATCGCCAACGACGACGTCGCCCATGCCAGCCCCGGCGACTTCCTGTTTTTCGACAACATCGAGGAAGCCTGCGAGAGGGGATTCGATGTCTATGATTTCTCGGTCGGCGACGAACCCTACAAGCGGCTGTGGTGCGATATCGAGACCCAGCATTTCGAGGTCCTGATTCCGCTGATGCTGAAGGGCCGCGCGCTGGTGTTTGTCCTGCGGCAAGGCGCGCGCCTGAAAGCCTTCGTCAAGAACAGTCCGACGATCTGGAAGCTGACCAAGATGCTGCGCCGCAAGACGGCCGGACAGGCAGCACCTGCGGCGGGCGAAGACGACAGCTGA